The following coding sequences lie in one Actinomycetota bacterium genomic window:
- a CDS encoding HD domain-containing protein, protein MDYIYKLKTGEEEKNIIRNYDILIKKNLDPDLYRHSVNTLKYASMLSERNNVSAGDYFRICSASILHDYGKKLAINAQRAIALKNKDKIKIKSEDLEIDALLHGFSGSFLIEEELGIEDRKIIEAVKYHTTGKLGMDLVDKIVYISDKIEYGRQYEDIDYLREISLKNIDLCLLEVYKNNIIYIIRRNKSFYSQTFNIWNNICRLYGGFSDGPR, encoded by the coding sequence ATGGATTATATTTATAAATTAAAAACGGGCGAAGAAGAAAAGAACATTATAAGAAATTATGACATTCTGATTAAAAAGAATCTTGACCCGGATCTTTATCGGCATTCAGTAAATACATTAAAATATGCCTCTATGCTTTCAGAAAGGAATAATGTCAGTGCGGGAGACTATTTCAGGATATGCTCAGCTTCAATTCTGCATGATTATGGCAAAAAGCTTGCTATTAATGCACAAAGGGCAATTGCTTTAAAGAATAAAGACAAGATAAAGATAAAATCTGAGGATTTGGAAATAGATGCACTTCTGCACGGATTCAGCGGTTCATTTCTTATAGAGGAGGAGCTTGGTATTGAAGACAGAAAAATAATTGAAGCAGTAAAATACCACACTACCGGGAAACTTGGAATGGATTTGGTTGACAAAATAGTTTATATATCGGATAAAATAGAATACGGCAGACAATATGAAGATATAGATTACTTAAGGGAAATATCTTTAAAAAATATTGATTTATGTTTACTAGAAGTTTATAAAAATAATATAATTTATATAATAAGAAGAAATAAAAGTTTTTACAGCCAGACTTTTAATATTTGGAATAATATCTGTAGACTTTATGGAGGTTTTTCAGATGGCCCCAGATGA
- a CDS encoding LCP family protein yields MAPDDRRFNDDDYFSDRKKDDYFFEKEKDQDRDNYYRGKHGSSFKKNNFYDDDYEKENFEREDFGRNDYDKDVYDKSNYDKNYYDEDDYKYGSRKDNRDLNRYKDRFADDFFKDDDFNYSDNEDVPSGIDPDEYSTRTRKIKQKKRKRKIISSAIIIFIIIAIIAVGAFFLFKFFKNKFSAGEGETTTSVNEPIDVPANLALTEDISMVVAGARENLLEPDINFIFYSRFDSKVNKLTSLTIPVNTLMDIPGFGLESTDKAVEFGGMDLLMLTLKKALAMDVNRYIIFDIKSIVDKIGGVNINLDSDLIINNFENDEEIALQAGDNKLNGTAAVSYLKYYSGTVKDVPINQTVNQKKVFDAILIAVNGENDEDLQKNLNSVSNFYETNLSDEEIFQLFSTFAKLPAESNSAYPLDVTSVELEGGNIFYVPDISRLSSIFDVQQPGTEIAIFNQVTADLQILNGVGTPGIAGKVSGLFKDLKYNDGTAKFNVLQAKDADNYNYAATQIVVNSSDASYMALAEEIKTILKAGNITQNSDAPTQNIVIIIGADYGKEQTSETTAQQGEAVKINILNGVGTAGLAGKAKAQLEKNLNSVQKLIEVSEVKDAANFNYAETEIIFFENTDLINNIAQQIQKELGAGVIKYSDSNPDNVKISVILGKDYTAK; encoded by the coding sequence ATGGCCCCAGATGATAGAAGATTCAATGATGATGATTACTTCTCAGACAGAAAAAAGGATGACTACTTTTTCGAAAAAGAGAAAGATCAGGACAGAGACAATTATTACAGGGGAAAGCACGGAAGTAGTTTTAAAAAAAATAATTTCTATGACGATGATTATGAAAAAGAAAATTTCGAAAGAGAAGACTTCGGGAGGAATGATTACGACAAAGATGTTTATGATAAAAGTAATTATGACAAGAATTATTATGATGAAGATGATTATAAATATGGTTCCAGGAAGGATAATAGGGATCTGAACAGATATAAAGACAGGTTTGCAGATGATTTCTTCAAGGATGATGATTTTAATTATTCAGACAATGAAGATGTTCCTTCAGGGATAGATCCTGATGAGTACTCAACGAGAACAAGAAAAATAAAGCAGAAAAAAAGAAAAAGAAAAATCATATCTTCTGCAATTATTATATTTATAATAATTGCAATAATCGCAGTCGGAGCTTTTTTCCTTTTCAAATTCTTTAAAAACAAATTTTCAGCCGGGGAGGGCGAAACAACTACTTCTGTGAATGAACCTATCGATGTTCCGGCAAATCTTGCACTTACGGAAGATATAAGCATGGTAGTTGCAGGAGCAAGAGAAAATCTTCTTGAACCGGATATCAATTTTATTTTTTATTCCCGATTTGACAGCAAAGTCAACAAGCTGACAAGTCTGACCATTCCGGTCAATACTTTGATGGATATACCCGGATTCGGGCTTGAAAGCACTGACAAAGCAGTTGAATTCGGAGGAATGGATCTTCTGATGCTTACACTGAAGAAAGCTCTTGCCATGGATGTGAACAGATATATTATTTTTGATATAAAAAGCATAGTTGACAAAATCGGTGGAGTTAATATAAATCTTGATTCCGATCTGATTATAAACAATTTTGAAAATGATGAAGAAATAGCACTACAGGCAGGAGACAACAAATTAAACGGGACAGCAGCAGTGAGCTATCTGAAATATTACAGCGGAACGGTAAAAGATGTACCTATAAACCAGACAGTCAATCAGAAAAAAGTATTCGATGCAATACTTATAGCTGTGAATGGTGAAAATGATGAAGATCTTCAGAAGAATCTGAATTCTGTTTCAAATTTTTATGAGACCAATCTCTCTGATGAAGAAATATTCCAGCTGTTTTCAACGTTTGCAAAACTGCCGGCTGAAAGCAATTCAGCCTATCCTCTGGATGTGACCTCTGTTGAGCTTGAGGGAGGAAATATCTTCTATGTGCCGGATATATCAAGACTAAGTTCTATTTTTGATGTACAGCAACCGGGAACAGAAATTGCAATATTTAATCAAGTTACTGCTGACCTGCAGATACTTAACGGAGTCGGAACTCCGGGTATAGCCGGCAAGGTAAGCGGCCTGTTTAAAGATTTAAAATATAATGACGGGACTGCAAAGTTTAATGTTCTTCAGGCAAAGGATGCTGATAATTATAACTATGCTGCTACGCAGATAGTCGTTAATTCTTCAGATGCAAGCTATATGGCTCTTGCAGAAGAAATTAAAACAATATTAAAAGCAGGTAATATAACTCAGAACAGCGATGCTCCGACACAGAACATCGTAATAATAATCGGAGCCGATTATGGAAAAGAACAGACAAGCGAAACGACAGCCCAGCAGGGAGAAGCTGTTAAAATAAACATACTGAACGGTGTCGGTACAGCGGGTCTTGCAGGCAAAGCAAAAGCCCAGCTTGAGAAAAATCTTAATTCAGTACAAAAGCTGATAGAGGTATCAGAAGTCAAAGATGCGGCTAATTTCAATTACGCGGAAACAGAAATAATATTTTTTGAAAATACCGATCTTATAAATAATATTGCTCAACAGATACAGAAAGAACTGGGCGCAGGGGTTATCAAATATTCCGACAGTAATCCGGATAATGTCAAGATAAGTGTTATACTTGGCAAAGATTATACTGCAAAGTGA
- the rsfS gene encoding ribosome silencing factor — protein sequence MAKIILQSEVKIRHKEEIKERENSLTKGLKLDRENTTDIVRYVARLADSKGADYISILEMKNRLIITDFFIIIGAKNTRLTSSLEDEIKVSLKPFGLLPIRTSGTIDANWILMDYDDFVVHIFTEEFRQFYDLERLWKDSKTVEWENQ from the coding sequence TTGGCAAAGATTATACTGCAAAGTGAGGTAAAAATAAGACATAAAGAAGAAATAAAAGAACGGGAAAATAGTTTAACCAAAGGCTTAAAATTAGACAGGGAAAATACTACAGATATTGTCAGATATGTTGCCAGGCTTGCAGACTCCAAAGGTGCAGACTACATTAGCATACTTGAAATGAAGAATCGTCTTATTATTACTGATTTTTTCATCATTATAGGCGCAAAAAATACGAGGCTGACATCCAGCCTTGAAGATGAAATAAAAGTAAGCCTGAAACCATTCGGGCTTTTACCTATCCGTACTTCCGGTACAATAGACGCCAACTGGATTCTTATGGATTATGATGATTTTGTCGTTCATATTTTTACCGAAGAGTTCAGGCAGTTCTATGACCTCGAAAGACTTTGGAAAGATTCGAAAACTGTTGAGTGGGAAAACCAGTAA
- a CDS encoding leucine--tRNA ligase yields the protein MYNNFVNEGYDSKSVEKKWLEKWKADGTNNLKDPSKQDKFYCLEMFPYPSGEPHMGHARNYAIGDVLARIKSRQGFNVLHPMGYDAFGLPAENAAIKSGIHPKKSTFTNIRKMEEALMKMGMTYNFEEQVITCEPEYYKWTQWFFLLLYKMGLAEKKEGLVNWCGSCQTVLANEQVVDGKCERCDSEVARKNLSQWYFKITDYAQALLDDMELLKGWPDKVLTIQKNWIGRSEGAKINFRLDDENEEVLIPVFTTRPDTIFGVTFFILSPEHPLVEKIVTDKEIRKEIDRLKKLISKQTDIERGSVIAEKIGGFTGRYVINPVSGEKVPVWIANYVLSDYGTGAIMAVPAHDERDYEFAKKYGIPIREVISPTGKISAEIKEVFTGKGKMVNSGRFDGMDSAEGIKEIIKFVNENNIGNAEINYKLKNWLISRQRYWGAPIPIIYCEKCGMVPVPEKDLPVILPEDVDFRPTGLSPLSYSEKFVNTACPVCGSPSKRETDTMDTFVCSSWYFLRYCSPSYDKEAFRKEDADYWMPVDQYIGGIEHATMHLIYSRFFTKVLFDAGLVNFKEPFIRYYPHGVVTLGGQKMSKSKGNIINPSEIYNKYGSDTLRLYILFIGPADSIVDWNDKGVEGSYRFLGRFYRIITENIRKLEKSGFLKRNNAAIQKRTGIIPDYPDKPSKELARKLHQTIKKVTDDIFRFNFNTAISAIMELMNSISRYNSIKNDDNSDYMLLFETTEKIIRLISPITPFIAEELWEKLGMENSVHKTEWPEYDSELAKEEKITIVFQVNGKIREKKDFAMDCSEEEVSRYAFSSSRIMENIGDKKVIKKIFVKNKLYNIVAG from the coding sequence TTGTATAATAATTTTGTTAATGAAGGGTATGACAGCAAATCAGTAGAGAAAAAATGGTTGGAAAAATGGAAGGCAGACGGTACCAATAATCTTAAAGATCCTTCAAAGCAGGACAAATTTTACTGCCTTGAAATGTTTCCCTATCCTTCAGGAGAACCTCATATGGGTCATGCAAGAAATTATGCCATAGGAGATGTTCTTGCAAGAATAAAAAGCAGACAAGGTTTTAATGTTCTTCATCCCATGGGTTATGATGCTTTCGGTCTCCCGGCTGAAAATGCAGCGATAAAGAGCGGTATTCATCCAAAGAAAAGCACTTTCACTAATATAAGAAAAATGGAAGAAGCTTTAATGAAAATGGGAATGACATATAACTTTGAAGAGCAGGTAATTACATGCGAGCCTGAATATTATAAATGGACCCAATGGTTTTTTCTTCTGCTTTACAAAATGGGTCTTGCAGAAAAAAAAGAAGGACTTGTAAACTGGTGCGGTTCATGTCAGACAGTTCTTGCAAACGAGCAGGTGGTGGATGGAAAGTGTGAACGATGTGACAGCGAGGTTGCAAGAAAGAATCTTTCACAGTGGTATTTCAAAATCACCGATTACGCACAGGCCCTTCTGGATGACATGGAGCTTCTTAAAGGATGGCCTGACAAAGTTCTGACCATACAGAAAAACTGGATTGGCAGAAGCGAGGGCGCAAAAATAAATTTCAGGCTTGATGATGAAAATGAAGAAGTTCTTATTCCTGTATTTACAACCAGGCCTGACACCATTTTCGGGGTGACTTTCTTTATATTGTCTCCGGAACACCCTCTTGTAGAAAAAATAGTGACAGATAAAGAAATCAGGAAAGAAATCGACAGATTAAAGAAACTTATATCCAAGCAGACGGATATCGAAAGAGGTTCAGTAATTGCAGAAAAGATAGGCGGGTTTACGGGAAGATATGTAATCAATCCTGTAAGCGGCGAAAAGGTTCCGGTATGGATTGCAAACTATGTTCTGTCTGATTACGGCACCGGAGCAATTATGGCAGTTCCTGCGCATGATGAAAGAGATTATGAATTTGCAAAGAAATACGGGATTCCAATAAGGGAAGTCATTTCACCGACAGGCAAAATCTCTGCTGAGATAAAGGAAGTTTTTACAGGCAAAGGCAAAATGGTTAATTCCGGCCGATTTGATGGTATGGATTCTGCGGAAGGCATAAAGGAAATAATAAAATTTGTAAATGAAAACAATATAGGAAATGCGGAAATAAATTATAAATTAAAAAACTGGCTGATAAGCAGACAGAGATACTGGGGCGCTCCGATTCCGATCATTTATTGCGAGAAATGCGGCATGGTACCCGTGCCTGAAAAAGATCTGCCTGTGATATTGCCGGAAGATGTTGATTTCAGGCCCACAGGACTTTCTCCTCTTTCTTACAGTGAAAAGTTTGTCAATACCGCATGTCCTGTCTGCGGCTCTCCGTCAAAAAGAGAGACTGATACCATGGATACTTTTGTATGCTCTTCCTGGTATTTTCTCAGGTACTGCAGTCCTTCTTATGATAAAGAAGCTTTCAGAAAAGAAGATGCGGATTACTGGATGCCTGTTGATCAGTATATAGGCGGCATAGAACATGCAACCATGCATCTTATCTATTCAAGATTTTTTACAAAAGTGCTTTTTGATGCGGGGCTTGTTAATTTCAAAGAACCTTTTATCAGATACTATCCGCATGGAGTTGTTACTCTTGGCGGACAAAAGATGTCCAAGTCCAAGGGAAATATTATAAATCCTTCGGAAATTTATAATAAATATGGCTCAGATACTCTCAGGCTTTATATATTGTTTATCGGACCGGCTGATTCCATTGTTGACTGGAATGACAAAGGTGTAGAAGGTTCGTACAGATTTTTAGGAAGGTTTTACAGGATAATTACTGAAAATATCAGGAAACTGGAAAAAAGCGGATTTTTAAAGAGAAATAATGCTGCAATACAAAAAAGAACCGGGATAATTCCGGATTATCCGGACAAACCTTCAAAGGAACTTGCCAGAAAACTGCATCAGACAATTAAAAAAGTTACTGATGATATATTCAGGTTTAATTTTAATACTGCCATAAGCGCTATCATGGAGCTTATGAATTCGATAAGCCGGTATAATTCCATAAAGAATGATGATAATTCTGACTACATGCTTCTATTTGAAACAACTGAAAAAATCATCAGGCTTATTTCGCCGATTACTCCGTTTATAGCGGAGGAACTATGGGAGAAGCTTGGCATGGAAAACAGTGTGCATAAAACTGAATGGCCGGAATATGATTCTGAACTGGCGAAAGAGGAAAAAATAACAATAGTATTCCAGGTGAATGGAAAAATCCGGGAAAAGAAGGATTTTGCGATGGACTGCAGCGAAGAAGAAGTCAGCAGGTATGCATTTTCTTCTTCCAGAATAATGGAAAACATCGGGGATAAAAAAGTAATAAAAAAGATATTTGTCAAAAACAAGCTATATAATATTGTTGCCGGATAA
- a CDS encoding SIMPL domain-containing protein (The SIMPL domain is named for its presence in mouse protein SIMPL (signalling molecule that associates with mouse pelle-like kinase). Bacterial member BP26, from Brucella, was shown to assemble into a channel-like structure, while YggE from E. coli has been associated with resistance to oxidative stress.): MRKNKLFISFFIFIFIIISVLPVILTGCIGSKPPRYTISETEEKIKGETVYGEETAEIKQAASLKTITVSSESVLKIAPNLVDIVIAVITEKPSSTESVNENTIWVQGVINAVSSLGIADIEIETQGFNLNPLYNYVENMPPSIYAYRTVSSLRITTESLEKTGDIIAAAIEAGANEISSINYDLSEKLKKETKNSALSIAMKDANLKAEAIAEAMAADIVEIFSVNETGTSFINPVYYMRKEEANAADVAAPEILPQEIEVRSGVEVVYIFR; the protein is encoded by the coding sequence ATGAGAAAAAATAAATTGTTTATAAGTTTTTTTATTTTTATATTTATTATTATTTCAGTGCTTCCTGTGATTTTAACCGGATGCATAGGCTCCAAACCGCCAAGATATACGATTTCAGAAACAGAAGAGAAGATTAAGGGAGAAACTGTTTACGGAGAGGAAACAGCTGAGATAAAACAGGCTGCAAGCCTGAAGACAATAACAGTTTCCAGCGAATCGGTATTAAAAATAGCCCCTAATCTTGTCGACATAGTTATTGCAGTCATAACTGAAAAACCTTCAAGCACTGAATCTGTAAATGAGAATACAATTTGGGTTCAGGGTGTAATAAATGCCGTTTCCAGCCTGGGGATAGCTGATATTGAAATAGAAACCCAGGGCTTTAATCTTAACCCTCTTTATAATTATGTGGAGAATATGCCCCCTTCAATTTATGCTTACAGGACGGTATCAAGCCTCAGAATAACTACTGAAAGCCTTGAAAAGACAGGAGATATTATTGCTGCTGCCATTGAAGCCGGAGCAAATGAAATATCTTCAATAAATTATGATTTAAGTGAAAAACTTAAGAAAGAAACCAAAAACAGCGCTTTATCAATAGCTATGAAAGATGCCAATCTTAAAGCCGAAGCTATTGCGGAAGCAATGGCTGCAGATATAGTCGAAATATTCTCGGTAAACGAAACAGGCACCAGCTTTATAAATCCTGTTTATTATATGAGGAAAGAGGAAGCTAATGCAGCAGACGTGGCTGCTCCCGAAATACTTCCGCAGGAGATAGAAGTAAGATCAGGGGTTGAAGTAGTTTATATATTCAGATAA
- a CDS encoding competence protein ComEA, giving the protein MKPREFLQRILFKFLYIKNEKLKQFFISVFFLLLISFIVLAIILVKQNSENRIKKNILEAVSKSRESDGQDIFQEEGSRPAAQGKDGNTSSAGQEKRTLVVFICGEISNPGVYEVADGSRINDLIKAAGGTGINACLELINPAQKLVDGQKVYIPSVEESKDFVFSGGEDNAAICENHGTETININYASKKELETLPGIGSELASRIIQYREMHGGFQNVDELRKVSGIGDKKFSDIKDMITV; this is encoded by the coding sequence ATGAAACCAAGGGAATTCTTACAGAGAATACTTTTTAAATTTTTATATATAAAAAATGAAAAGCTGAAACAGTTTTTCATATCAGTTTTCTTTCTGCTGCTGATCTCTTTCATTGTTCTTGCAATAATACTTGTAAAACAGAACAGCGAAAACAGGATAAAGAAAAATATTCTCGAGGCTGTCTCAAAATCAAGGGAAAGTGATGGACAGGATATTTTTCAGGAAGAAGGCAGCCGGCCGGCTGCACAGGGAAAAGATGGGAATACATCTTCTGCCGGTCAGGAAAAAAGAACGCTTGTAGTTTTTATCTGTGGAGAGATCAGCAACCCCGGAGTTTATGAGGTTGCTGATGGTTCAAGGATAAATGATCTTATAAAAGCTGCCGGAGGAACAGGTATAAATGCCTGTCTGGAACTGATAAATCCTGCCCAGAAACTGGTGGATGGACAAAAAGTGTATATCCCATCTGTTGAAGAAAGCAAAGATTTTGTTTTTTCCGGTGGTGAAGATAATGCAGCAATCTGCGAAAACCATGGAACTGAAACAATAAATATCAACTATGCTTCAAAAAAAGAGCTCGAAACGCTACCTGGAATCGGAAGTGAACTTGCGTCAAGGATTATACAATACAGGGAGATGCACGGCGGCTTTCAAAACGTAGATGAGCTCAGGAAAGTAAGCGGAATAGGCGATAAAAAATTCAGTGATATAAAAGATATGATAACAGTCTGA
- a CDS encoding ComEC/Rec2 family competence protein yields MLLMLLSFLSAGRSFSSKLFNHKDIYELINKDSLREACSIEISGRVASHPRAGTGNYYFNLDNSTIIFNDRLSDNRHYLENINDIFISMASGGNKKPAVMRDDIIKISVEDIKTYVGKKGEKLLVFCTEKAEKEKASSFLHKFYTVRQKVFFFLSEKFRECFSYRNYTFASAVLLGNQEELSQALRESFTKSGLYHMLAISGLHLSILFSIISFFLSRADYLKSTKFRNTANLLCFLLLLAFNILVGLKAAMMRASFFFIIYSVSRNFGKYNHSQNVLCMTLIAMLLINPEFLSDAGFILSFAATAGIIIVSPVIKKIFFLFSEGRHLTGNYFVKILILNTSVNIFILPLSFYYFRGYYVLSFLSNMVCSPVFYLILLLLFAGSVLALFLPATGYIFLKPASLLISLIINLSNFFSESSFGYIKTKFFNRPLNIFIYYMLLFMLLLSANYFLSFKYKMKEKNVV; encoded by the coding sequence GTGCTGCTTATGCTGCTTTCATTTTTGTCTGCAGGCCGGTCTTTTTCTTCTAAATTATTTAATCACAAGGATATCTATGAATTAATAAATAAAGACAGCCTGAGAGAAGCTTGCAGCATTGAGATATCCGGAAGGGTTGCATCTCATCCCCGTGCAGGAACCGGTAATTATTATTTTAACCTCGACAATTCTACAATTATCTTCAATGACAGACTCTCAGACAACAGGCATTATCTTGAAAATATAAATGATATTTTTATAAGCATGGCTTCCGGGGGAAATAAAAAACCTGCCGTCATGAGGGACGACATCATTAAAATAAGTGTAGAAGATATTAAAACATATGTCGGTAAAAAAGGAGAAAAATTATTAGTTTTCTGCACAGAAAAAGCTGAGAAGGAAAAAGCCTCTTCTTTTTTACACAAGTTTTATACTGTAAGGCAAAAAGTGTTTTTCTTTCTCTCTGAAAAATTCAGAGAGTGCTTTTCTTATAGAAATTATACATTTGCATCAGCCGTATTGCTGGGAAATCAGGAGGAATTAAGCCAGGCTCTCAGGGAATCTTTTACAAAAAGCGGCCTGTATCACATGCTTGCAATTTCGGGCCTGCATCTTTCAATTCTTTTTTCAATAATTTCTTTTTTTCTGTCGAGAGCTGATTATTTAAAATCGACAAAATTCAGAAATACCGCAAATCTTTTATGTTTTCTGCTACTTCTGGCATTTAATATTCTTGTTGGTCTGAAAGCTGCGATGATGAGGGCTTCTTTCTTTTTTATTATTTACTCTGTTTCAAGAAATTTTGGAAAATACAATCATTCTCAAAATGTACTCTGCATGACTCTTATAGCAATGCTTCTTATTAATCCGGAATTTTTGTCTGATGCAGGATTTATTCTTTCATTTGCAGCAACTGCGGGAATAATTATTGTAAGTCCGGTTATCAAAAAAATATTTTTTTTGTTTTCCGAAGGAAGACATCTGACAGGCAATTATTTTGTAAAGATACTGATATTGAATACATCGGTTAATATCTTTATACTCCCTCTGTCATTTTATTATTTCAGAGGATATTATGTTTTATCTTTTTTATCAAATATGGTCTGTTCGCCTGTCTTTTACCTTATTCTTCTGCTTCTTTTTGCAGGTTCTGTTTTGGCATTATTCCTGCCAGCAACCGGCTATATTTTTTTAAAACCGGCTTCATTGCTCATTAGTCTGATTATTAATTTATCGAATTTTTTTTCAGAGTCTTCATTCGGTTATATCAAAACAAAATTTTTTAACAGACCCTTAAATATTTTCATTTATTACATGCTGCTTTTCATGCTTCTGCTGTCTGCAAACTATTTTTTATCTTTTAAATACAAAATGAAAGAAAAAAATGTAGTATAA
- the rpsT gene encoding 30S ribosomal protein S20, translating to MPNIKSQEKRDRQNIKRELKNKSLRTEIKSTRKKIAADIEQKDAQILQDNLSAYFKKLDKAVKKGAVHKNFAANKKSKAAKLVNSASGEEK from the coding sequence ATGCCAAATATCAAGTCACAGGAAAAAAGAGACAGGCAGAACATAAAAAGAGAATTAAAAAATAAATCTTTGAGAACAGAAATTAAGAGTACAAGAAAGAAAATAGCTGCCGACATTGAGCAGAAAGATGCACAGATCCTGCAGGACAACTTAAGCGCTTATTTCAAAAAGCTCGACAAAGCTGTTAAAAAAGGTGCTGTACACAAAAATTTTGCAGCAAACAAAAAATCAAAAGCAGCAAAGCTTGTTAATTCTGCTTCCGGAGAAGAGAAATAA
- the murJ gene encoding murein biosynthesis integral membrane protein MurJ — METREKSDLRKGIFNATFLVMIATLLSKASGLVRDQITASYFGITYDTDAFTWAYFIPNLFRVLFAESIIIAAFIPIYALYLKKNDRDQLNDFVASVTNIFIVVFTAISLIIFIFSNPIGSFLSGISGNNMDIAGFSMMNRIMIFSLVIMSIAGLLTSILNSHNKFVVPAIAPMIMNIVSIIFVVALAGRIGIISMAIGIIIGSVLEVLIQLPGLKGIDLKYRFKINFKNDAVKEMFSMMVPIMLSLGAVQINNSIDNFFALNLGAGNTTALTFSWRVANLPLGVFSVAVITVLYPLISKQAADKNITGLKNSFSIAVREIGYIMIPATAGMIILAGPIIKVLFERNQFTSMDTEKVATILVFHCAGLVFFGLLMTLNRIFYSLKDVKTPLIIALASIASNLLLDWLLMKVMGISGIALATSLVAGINIALLIIILRKKIGYLGGKKIIVSYLKISAASVIMSAFAYFAWRLLYVFFDKNNFMTVLLLFIIIIFAGALYIALTYVFKMEETNFIARTIKQRFVK, encoded by the coding sequence ATGGAAACCAGAGAAAAATCAGATTTAAGAAAAGGAATTTTTAATGCGACTTTTCTGGTTATGATCGCCACTCTGCTTTCTAAAGCAAGCGGACTTGTGCGCGATCAGATAACTGCCAGCTATTTTGGCATCACTTATGATACTGATGCTTTTACATGGGCGTATTTTATACCCAATCTTTTCAGGGTGCTTTTTGCCGAATCGATTATAATTGCTGCTTTTATTCCTATATACGCGCTTTATCTTAAAAAAAATGACAGGGATCAGCTGAATGATTTTGTTGCATCAGTCACAAATATTTTTATTGTTGTATTTACAGCCATATCACTGATTATTTTTATTTTTTCAAATCCCATCGGTTCTTTTCTTTCCGGAATATCAGGGAATAATATGGATATCGCCGGTTTTTCAATGATGAACAGGATTATGATATTTTCTCTGGTTATAATGAGCATTGCCGGACTTCTGACAAGCATTTTAAACAGTCATAACAAGTTCGTAGTCCCTGCGATAGCTCCCATGATAATGAATATAGTATCAATAATTTTTGTTGTAGCTCTGGCAGGCAGGATAGGAATTATAAGCATGGCCATAGGAATAATAATCGGTTCTGTCCTGGAAGTCCTGATACAGCTGCCGGGGCTTAAGGGCATTGACCTGAAGTACAGGTTTAAGATAAATTTTAAAAATGATGCAGTAAAAGAAATGTTTTCAATGATGGTTCCTATAATGCTCAGTCTGGGAGCTGTGCAGATAAATAACAGTATTGATAATTTTTTTGCCTTAAATCTGGGGGCAGGAAACACAACAGCCCTGACTTTTTCATGGCGGGTGGCAAATCTGCCTCTTGGTGTTTTTTCAGTAGCAGTTATTACGGTTCTTTATCCGCTTATTTCAAAGCAGGCCGCCGATAAAAACATTACGGGATTAAAAAACAGTTTTTCCATTGCTGTAAGAGAGATAGGATACATAATGATCCCGGCCACCGCCGGTATGATAATACTTGCCGGTCCGATAATAAAAGTACTGTTTGAGAGAAATCAGTTTACTTCAATGGATACGGAGAAGGTAGCGACAATACTTGTTTTTCATTGCGCAGGACTTGTTTTTTTTGGTCTTCTAATGACTTTAAACAGGATTTTTTATTCCCTGAAAGATGTAAAAACTCCTTTGATCATTGCTCTTGCTTCTATAGCTTCCAATCTTCTGCTTGACTGGCTTTTAATGAAGGTTATGGGAATATCAGGAATCGCATTAGCGACATCTCTGGTTGCAGGCATCAATATTGCTTTGCTTATAATTATCCTGAGAAAAAAGATAGGCTACCTGGGCGGTAAAAAAATAATTGTTTCCTATCTGAAAATAAGCGCAGCCTCAGTTATTATGTCTGCATTTGCTTACTTTGCATGGAGACTCCTTTATGTATTTTTTGATAAAAATAACTTTATGACAGTCCTGCTTTTATTTATAATTATTATTTTTGCAGGAGCTCTTTATATTGCCCTGACTTATGTTTTTAAAATGGAAGAAACCAATTTTATTGCAAGAACCATTAAGCAACGATTTGTAAAATGA